Within Gilvibacter sp. SZ-19, the genomic segment CTGTTTTCTTTACACCACCGATCTGCTGACCTCCGCCACCTCCAAAGGTAGAAGAAAGTCCGCCTCCTTTTGGGTTTTGTACCATTACTACTACTACCAGTAGAAAAGCGATCAGAATGATCAGGATCAGAAATATATTAAACGCCGTCATTGTCTTTTGTGTTTTGGGCCATTATTTTCTTTATCGCCCGAATTTGGTCTGCAAAGAAACCACTTTTTTCGGGATTTTTCAAACTTAAAATTTTGTACGCTTGAATGGCTTTTTTATAGTTTTTTTGCTGCAGATAAACCTTGGCTAAGGTCTCTGTCATTAAGGAGTCCGAGGTTTTGGTAAATGGCTTCGCCAGATTTTTGGTGGAGCTCACTTCTTCCTCAGGATCTATCTTAGGGCTATTGCTCAAAAAGGCGTCGATCAGTTTAAATCTTTCTTCCTTGGCATCTGGCTTTGGAGCTGTTTCTTCTTGAGTTCGTTCTACCGGGTTTACTTGAGCCAACTGCAGCCAGATCGCAAAGGAATGCTTGTCCTCCTTCTTAAATTCCAGAGGAGCATTTTCTATGCTTTCTAAGGGTTCCGGTTCTCCGATCTTTAAGAACAGATCGGGGTCTAGTACAGCCTTGGCCTTTTGCAATTCAGATTTGAGCTTTTGCTCTAGTTCAAGTGGCGTAGCGCTCACCTCTTGAACATCTACCAATTCAATTTCGTTGAGATCGGTATGCTGATGTTTTATCTTATGAGCGATCTCATCTTGCAAGAAAACCTCAGAAGTAATAAAATCAAAAAGTATAGCCCTATCTGTAGTATGTGCTGCGGTGCGTTTTAAGGCATCGTTGTACTTAAAGCTTCTGCTGTTCTTCAAGGCTTTGAGTTGCAAGGCATGCGCTGCCTGAAAGTAAGGGAATGTCGACAAGATCTCTTGCAATTGCTGCTGATGCTCTGCGTTGACAGTGCCTGGGTTCTGGGCGAGATATGTGAATTCTTGCGTGTTCAATTTACCAGCGGGCCAGAGTAGCGTTAAAGATATCTTGTGTCAATCGGGTGTAGATCTCGTCTATCACATCGTCTCGTCTGGAGCCGGTAAGGTTAGCATCTCCGTCAAAGTCGAAATAGAAACTAAAGCGTTGCTGCAAGTCCTTGGTGTCGTCCAATTTATTGTAAAAACGCACTTGTACCGAGATGGTCAATCGGTTCTGTGCGGCAGTATTCTGCGCTGTAGCCGTTATAGGTGCAATGTAGTACTGCACGATCTCTCCTTCGTAAGTCAGGTCTGCATTGGCCGTAACCAATTCCAAACTGGTCTGATTCACGATAAGATCTTGCAGGTCATTGGTAAATTTTAGATCGATCCCAGGCTCAATTATCGCAGCTTGGTTCTGAAAGAAATTCACCTGAAAGGTCTTGGCGTTCCCCACATCTGCTCCGGTAAAGGAGTAGTATTTACAGCTGTTAAAACTAAGGCTAACGGCCAAAAGTAAGATCCATTGAGCTATGCGCATCCTATAAATTATATTGCTTTATTTTTCGGTACAAGGTGCGTTCTGAAATTCCCAATTCTTCTGCAGCTGCCTTGCGTTTCCCGTTGTATTTTTCTAATGATTTCTTGATGAGTTCCAATTCTTTTTCCTGAAGCGAAAGGGTCTCTTCTTCTTCGATCTCTTCGGCAAAATGGTACTTATCTTCTGCGCTTTGGCCGTTATTGTCGTTAAAACTGATCACTTCTACATCAGAAGGTACAACCAGCTCTCTGCGGGGAGAAGGCACTACCTCACTGTACTCCGTATCTGGTTCTTCGTCGGCGTAGATCTTGTTGATCAGTCCAGAATGTTCGCGCTGAACGGTTTCTGAATCATCGTTGCGCAACAGCTCCAAGGTAAGCTTTTTAAGATCGTTCACATCGCGTTGCATATCAAAGAGCACTTTGTAAAGGATCTCGCGTTCCGAGGCGAAGTCGCTTTCGGATTTCTTCGGATTGATCACGGCCGGCAAATTGCTACCCACATCGGGCAAGTAGCTTTTTAGCGTATCGTAAGAAATGGTCCGCTCTTGTTCTAATACAGAGATCTGCTCGGCGATATTTCTCAACTGACGGATGTTCCCTCCCCAGCGGTATTTGAGCAACAGATCCGTGGCCTGTTCGTCCAAACGAATGGTTGGCATCTTGTATTTCTGAGCAAAGTCTGTGGCAAACTTTCTAAAGAGCAAATGTATGTCTTCTGACCGTTCGCGCAGCGGCGGCAGATTGATCTCCACCGTGCTTAATCGATAGTAAAGATCTTCTCTAAACTTTCCTTTGGATATAGCCTCTGCCATGTCCACATTGGTGGCGGCAACTATGCGTACATCGGTCTTTTGGGTCTTGCTGGACCCTACTTTTAAGAATTCACCATTCTCTAGTACACGCAATAAGCGCACTTGAGTAGGCAGGGGGAGTTCACCAACTTCATCTAAAAAGATGGTTCCTCCATCAGCCACTTCAAAATATCCACTACGCGTTGCTGTCGCTCCGGTAAAGGCGCCTTTCTCGTGTCCGAAAAGTTCGGAATCTATGGTTCCTTCTGGAATAGCTCCGCAGTTTACCGCAATATACTTGCCGTGTTTTCTATGAGATAATGAATGTATGATCTTCGGAATACTTTCTTTACCCACACCACTTTCTCCCGTCACCAAGACCGAGATATCGGTAGGGGCCACCTGAATGGCCTTTTCTATGGCGCGGTTGAGCTTGGGGTCATTTCCTATGATCCCGAATCGCTGTTTTGTGGCTTGTACTGATTCCATAATTGTTATTACTGGTTCTCGCTATAACCCACAGCCTCGCCCAAAAGCGTAGTGCTAGTGCAGTCGTTTATCTTCACCATCACAAAATCTCCAACTTTATAGTGTTCTTTTGGGAACACAGCTACGGTGTTTTGCGAACTGCGTCCACTCCAATGTGCATCGCTTCGGCGGGATTCCTTTTCTATGAGGATCTCTACGGTCTTACCCACAAAATTCTTGGTACGGTAAGCTGAGTGTTTTTGTTGTAAGTCGATGATCTCTGTAAGACGTCTTTTCTTTACAGCTTCTGGTACATCATCTTCCATTTTTCGTGCAGCCATGGTTCCTGGTCGCTCGGAATAGATGAACATGAAACCAAAGTCGTATTTCACATATTCCATAAGGCTTAAGGTGTCTTGGTGATCTTCTTCGGTCTCTGTTGGGAAACCTGCGATCATATCTTGAGAGATACCGCAATCCGGAATGATCTCGCGCACCTTATCTATTAGGGCCATATACTCCTCACGAGTATGCTGACGATTCATTTCTTTAAGAATTCTTGTGCTTCCGCTTTGTACCGGCAGGTGAATATAATTACAGATATTCCGATGCGCAGCCATAGCGTGGAGCACGTCTTCTGTCATGTCCTGCGGATTCGAAGTCGAAAAGCGAATGCGCATTTTGGGTTGTGCAGTGGCTACCATCCGCAGCAATTTGGCAAAGTCTGTCGCAGTAGCTTGCTGCATCGGACTGGCTTTCTTAAAATCCTTTTTCAGGCCGCCGCCATACCATAGATAACTATCTACATTTTGTCCAAGTAGCGTAATTTCTTTGTAGCCTTTGGCCGCCAAGTCATTGACCTCGTCTAAAATACTCTTTGGGTCTCTGCTTCGCTCGCGTCCGCGAGTAAATGGCACAACGCAGAAAGTACACATATTGTCACAGCCGCGGGTAATGCTCACAAAAGCCGTTACACCGTTTCCGCCCAAGCGAACTGGAGTGATATCACCATAGGTTTCCTCTTTCGAAAGAATCACATTTACAGCTTCTCGGCCATCGTCTACCTCTGCGATCAGGTTCGGAAGGTCTTTATACGCATCCGGACCTACAACAAGGTCAACTATCTTTTCTTCTTCTAAGAACTTGCTTTTAAGACGTTCGGCCATACAGCCCAAAACGCCTACTTTCATGCCTGGGTTGATCTTTTTTACCGCATTGTATTTCTCCAAGCGCTTGCGAACAGTTTGTTCTGCTTTGTCGCGAATACTGCAGGTATTGACCAATACAAGATCAGCATCCTCAAGATTCTGGGTGGTGTTGAAACCTTCTTTTGCTAAAATAGAAGCCACGATCTCACTGTCGCTAAAATTCATTTGACAGCCATAGCTCTCAATGAACAGTTTGCGGGTGTTGGTCGCATTTGCTTCTGTTATCAGGGTAGTGCCCTGTTTGTTCTCGTCTATTATCTTCTCCATATCGGGTTCGGCCCAGTTGTCCATCAATTAGTATGCAAAGATAGGATTTAATCCAAATTATGACAAAGTGTCAGTGTCCTAAATCGTTCATAAATAATCTTAAATCTAACGCAACGTTTTGCCTTTGCTTGCGTCTGCTAGAAAAATGAATTGCAATTAAACACCACCTAATGAAATGAGCACAAACAAATTTAATTACTAGTATTCCATTGTAATAATTAAATTTTTTGTGCGAAAGCAAAGCGGTTGATCTATGCAGATAATTTTTATTTGCTTGATTATCGGACAAATAAAAATTCTTAAATAGATGAAAAAGTTATTATTGATTCTTGTACTAGCGGGCTTCTGGAGTTGCTCCGACGACACCTATACGCAAGAGGTGCTTATCGCTACAGCTCAAACCACTACCAAGGCGGAGTTCAGAGCTAGTGTGGGCCCTGGGCCAGTGCAACAGATCTCAGAATCTGGAAAGATCTATGCCTATGGGCAATACGTTCTTGTTAACGATAAGTATAAAGGTATTCACATTATAGACAACAGCGACCCTGCGAATCCGGCGAAGATTGGTTTTATCAATATCCCGGGAAATGTAGATATGGCTGTTAAGAACGACATTCTCTACGCCGATAGCTGGTTGGATCTTTATGTTTTTGATTTCACCGATCCGGCAAACCCAAGTTTGATCAATCGATTGGAAGATGTGTTGCCAGAGCGCCAACCCGATTTTGAAGGGCTCATTTGGGAGGTCGATTACGGAGAGTACGACCCAGCTAGCGAGGTAGTAGTAGGGTGGACCTACACCACAGAACTGCGCGAGTTTGACCGCGGAGACGAAGCTACCATAGATGTGCTCTCGTCTGATGCAGGTGGACAAACCGGAACTGGTGGTTCTTTGGCTCGATTCAACATCACAGGAGAATATTTATATGTGGTGGATTCCTTTAGAATCTTCTCATTTCAGATCAGTGATCTAGACAATCCTCAGCTGCGAGGTGAGGTTTTAGTAGGTGCTAATGTGGAAACTATTTTTAGCGATGGCGATTACCTATATATAGGTAGCCCTGTTGGTATGTTCATTTACGGCCTCAGTAATCCTGGCGATCCAAACTTTTTGTCGTCGGTAACTCATATCACCGGTTGTGACCCTGTTGTGGTTCAAGGCGACTATGCTTTCGTTACCGTTAGAGGCGGAAATTGGTGTGGCCAACCCGATAGTTTGCTAGATGTTGTAGATATTACCGATCGATCGAATCCGTTCATTGTCAAATCCGAAGTAATGAACGAACCATATGGTCTTGGGGTTAAAGGCAACAGGCTTTATGTAAGCGACGGAAGTTTTGGCTTCGCTGTTTACGATATAACCAATCCCGTAGAGGCTAACCGGATCATCACTTACAACGATCTTGAAATTTACGATGTCATCCCTATGGAACAATGGATGATCATGATAGGTAACAATACCTTATACAATTACGAATACACCGATGAAGGAATCGGTCTTATAGCAAGTTTTAGTTTAAATTAAGTTCGCTTTAAATTCCTTCTAAAAGCCCTGTTTTACGCAGGGCTTTTTTAGTGCC encodes:
- a CDS encoding LptE family protein codes for the protein MRIAQWILLLAVSLSFNSCKYYSFTGADVGNAKTFQVNFFQNQAAIIEPGIDLKFTNDLQDLIVNQTSLELVTANADLTYEGEIVQYYIAPITATAQNTAAQNRLTISVQVRFYNKLDDTKDLQQRFSFYFDFDGDANLTGSRRDDVIDEIYTRLTQDIFNATLARW
- a CDS encoding sigma-54-dependent Fis family transcriptional regulator, which encodes MESVQATKQRFGIIGNDPKLNRAIEKAIQVAPTDISVLVTGESGVGKESIPKIIHSLSHRKHGKYIAVNCGAIPEGTIDSELFGHEKGAFTGATATRSGYFEVADGGTIFLDEVGELPLPTQVRLLRVLENGEFLKVGSSKTQKTDVRIVAATNVDMAEAISKGKFREDLYYRLSTVEINLPPLRERSEDIHLLFRKFATDFAQKYKMPTIRLDEQATDLLLKYRWGGNIRQLRNIAEQISVLEQERTISYDTLKSYLPDVGSNLPAVINPKKSESDFASEREILYKVLFDMQRDVNDLKKLTLELLRNDDSETVQREHSGLINKIYADEEPDTEYSEVVPSPRRELVVPSDVEVISFNDNNGQSAEDKYHFAEEIEEEETLSLQEKELELIKKSLEKYNGKRKAAAEELGISERTLYRKIKQYNL
- the miaB gene encoding tRNA (N6-isopentenyl adenosine(37)-C2)-methylthiotransferase MiaB, encoding MEKIIDENKQGTTLITEANATNTRKLFIESYGCQMNFSDSEIVASILAKEGFNTTQNLEDADLVLVNTCSIRDKAEQTVRKRLEKYNAVKKINPGMKVGVLGCMAERLKSKFLEEEKIVDLVVGPDAYKDLPNLIAEVDDGREAVNVILSKEETYGDITPVRLGGNGVTAFVSITRGCDNMCTFCVVPFTRGRERSRDPKSILDEVNDLAAKGYKEITLLGQNVDSYLWYGGGLKKDFKKASPMQQATATDFAKLLRMVATAQPKMRIRFSTSNPQDMTEDVLHAMAAHRNICNYIHLPVQSGSTRILKEMNRQHTREEYMALIDKVREIIPDCGISQDMIAGFPTETEEDHQDTLSLMEYVKYDFGFMFIYSERPGTMAARKMEDDVPEAVKKRRLTEIIDLQQKHSAYRTKNFVGKTVEILIEKESRRSDAHWSGRSSQNTVAVFPKEHYKVGDFVMVKINDCTSTTLLGEAVGYSENQ
- a CDS encoding LVIVD repeat-containing protein; protein product: MKKLLLILVLAGFWSCSDDTYTQEVLIATAQTTTKAEFRASVGPGPVQQISESGKIYAYGQYVLVNDKYKGIHIIDNSDPANPAKIGFINIPGNVDMAVKNDILYADSWLDLYVFDFTDPANPSLINRLEDVLPERQPDFEGLIWEVDYGEYDPASEVVVGWTYTTELREFDRGDEATIDVLSSDAGGQTGTGGSLARFNITGEYLYVVDSFRIFSFQISDLDNPQLRGEVLVGANVETIFSDGDYLYIGSPVGMFIYGLSNPGDPNFLSSVTHITGCDPVVVQGDYAFVTVRGGNWCGQPDSLLDVVDITDRSNPFIVKSEVMNEPYGLGVKGNRLYVSDGSFGFAVYDITNPVEANRIITYNDLEIYDVIPMEQWMIMIGNNTLYNYEYTDEGIGLIASFSLN